The Phalacrocorax carbo chromosome 2, bPhaCar2.1, whole genome shotgun sequence region TCTGACATAatctttaacatttttaaatttatagtctgattctccccctgcccccttgGTCATTCTTCCTCAATACCCAGCAAGTTCTTCATCCATTCCCTTGGTCCCTCTTTTGTTCCTTGAATCAGGAAAAGTCTCTTAGCTTGCTCTAGTGTTATCTTGTCTCCGGTTGAATCAAGTCGTATTAAACTACCTGGGGAtttattgattttcttttttcatatatatgtatttttcccatttctttttttccccattattttCATTGCTGGGCTTCCCGGCCAAATTCAGGCCATGTTGGTCAATCTGTCTGACCTGTCTCTCCTCCATCTTTGTTCATAGAGTCTCTATGggcttcttttaaaattcaccTGAGTTCACTTGATTGTTTCAACCTTCTCTGCTGTTCTGATCCTGTtccacagctgcttttcttaCCATGTCTTCAGTTTGGCAGTAGTCCCAAAACGGAGCAAGTTTACTAAATACTTTGCAGGATTTTCCCTTTCGCTGGCATAGTTCTAAGCAACTAGATCCACAGCTGCATTActtactgcattttaaagacaaatccAGCCTGATAGGAGAATCAGAGGGGCTGCCTGCAGTAGGTTACCTTTCACCGCATTCCTGATTCCCATTTTGCTACACCAGATGCTGCTAACATCTTTGTCTCTTAGGCGCTTCTGTAGTCCTGTgtctctcctccctttcctctagCTGATGTTTTACCGGTGTTTAAATCCACGTACAGTTGTGTTTTTATTACACACAGAGATGGAAACTCTGCCAAATGATTCCTTTTCATTCTCcaccttccttttgttttgtcttaatATATTCAAGGGGGAAACAGGAGGAGGGATGGAAGAGGAAGGGTTCGGTCTAGACTTCCAAAGCAATTTCCTTTTCCCTACAGAGCACAGCTCATTTCCTTCCAGAACAGTGTGGCTGGGAAGTTGCACATTTCTTCTCAGCACTGACTTTCCTGAAATCTGTTGAGTCAAAGCACAGCTACTAGGAGTGGTCCAGAGGACCATAAACACAAGCGCATGAGTGTTCTTCCCTCTCTCGCTGCTGAACAGAAGAATAAACAGAGATTaatggggaaaggagagggtgGCCTAGATAAGCAGCCACAGGGTAGAAatgttgaaagaaaacagacaaatatCCATAGACACACCTGCACTGGGGTGTTTCTGAATTGTGGGGCCTCACAAGGCTTATTTTTGCCATAAACGTCTCAAGGATAGAAAACTTAGCAATGGGAGGCTGATGATTTGCCTGAGGGTTAATTACAAGGTTTtgactttgggaaaaaaaaaaaaaaaaaaaaagtgtggtaGTTTACAGTTGTAACTTTAACTCTTCATACACTGCATTTAGCCAAAGACAGGAGagtttatttccttaaaatgcatttacatCTGTTTTTGAATAGTGTCCCATTTAACAGTTTCAACCATTCTTACTAGgtttctgtgtttcctttaaATCAAATTAATAAATTGCTTTAAGTCTAATTCAAACCAGAGTGAAAGAGTAGCATAGCCATAACTGAGCAACTCTCCTGTGAGTTCGAGATGCTCTCTGCTTAAATTTTTCAGGTGAATTAAACTCAGTTTGGAAaggaaatgcttaaaaaaaaaaagaaaaaaagtgatgaGATCATAATCTTTCAACTCCATGGAGTTTCTAATTTAGTTGGTGCCTTTATGTGTTTGTTTAGTTAAGGGATGAGATTTCTTCTGGGTTAAGAGTGTGTGGAGCCATGAACAGGAAGATGAGCTGGAATCTGACTATGCACTTAATTTAAGATAATTATTTCATCCATTCAGTTTGGCTTTTGCTTAGCAAGACAAAGTTACATGGTCCTTGTTGTCCTGCCACTGGTAATTGCAGATTTGTGTCTGAATAACTGGTACTTGTTTCGGAGTCTGAAATAGCTTGTAGCTGATTTCTTGTGTTAATTGTCAGCAAATGCACGATGAAACTTTAGAGGAGTACTTCCAAACTGCTAGGTATCACAGGACTTGAGTTAGTTGATCTTGTTTCAGTAGCATAACAGATGAGGCAACTGCGTCCTAGACCCTTTAACTTGAATTGCCAACTACAGAAAACCTTTCTGATATTAGGCACAAGGTAAAACACCACAGTGTTTGCACCTCTCAGGCTCGATGACAATTTTTCTTGTGAAGGAAGACACCTGGCTTAGGAAGAGGTTGTGTGCAGGAAGGTGTGCCGGTGGGGAGTGGTTACTACATCCACTTGATCATCCTACACTGGATAGTGCCAAGCTATTGGGGCCTCAGAATTTGGGAGTTGCTCTCTGGCATGGAAGACTTTATAAGAACAAGAATGTCCAATTATGatatgtaatgtaatgtaaagACCCTGTTATGGAGCTCAAGCTGCAAATTAGAGACCTTTTTTGTGAGTGTAGGGGATACTTCTTGCTTGCTTCAGCCAGATTGCAGGTGGCCAGACTAGGAGTGGGAGGTAcaacttttctgtttgcagaggTACCTCTGAAGTGAATAGAAGTATAGCTGGTAGCTGAAGGTTTGTGAGTTAGTTACAACCTTATTGTAATCCACCCAGGTCTGTTGGACTGGTTTGCTTGAGTGTTTGACAGCTGTGGCTGGCAGGAAAACCTCTTCTCTGTTAAAGGCGGTTCTGGCAGTCCCAGGTATTCAAGATGAAGCGTaggtggggggagaaaagatGGCGATGACATTTCTACTGATATCATCTGTCACTGAGTGATcactgtgggctttttttcttcctgaaatgtGTAACTCTATGTagatgggatttattttttttttttgcctgtttgctGTCTATAGTAGGTGCTAAGGCTGCATTTGGTAGATCAGGTGAGGCTGAGAGGTAAAGGTGCTGCTTTCTGAGAGGGAGAATGGTTACACAACAAATACAAATGATTTAGAAAACATACTTTTGTAGCTGTGATCTTGGCATTATTGGGGTCTTTTAATACTCAAAGCAATGTCAATGCACTTTGACCAAGAGGAGAAACTGCAATAGTAGGTAACATTTTTACCCTGCCAGGAGAAGATAGGCCAGTGTCTCACGTTTTCAAGCagtttttcatcttgtttttccAAATATGCACACTAATGGTACTTGTGGCGTCAGGGGGAGACAGACCTTTCTGGTGCAAATTGAGGTTGTGAGTGTTTTAATATATATAGTTGCTCAGTCTTGCAGGAAGCAGGGCAGTTTCAGAGAAAAACCAGTTGTGTTCCTGGAAAGCCAGGATTTGAAGCAGTGATATGCTAAATGCGGAATGAGGCACAGCAAAATACATGGAGGTATaggtgaaaattaaaagaaggaaacCCCCAAGGTATCTAGTTTTGGTGCCCGTCATCTGCTAGGACTCCAGAATGCCCAGAGAAAGTAACTCCATCTCAGAATTCCTCAGGTCTTATATTGGTGAAATGAGGACAATAAGCAAAGTGCCTTGAGTTCTAGGGATGAAAAGGTACTATATAAAGAATGAGTTTTATCACTATTAATAATAGTATGATTATTGATTTAGTCTCACCATAATTTTTATATCAgacctaattatttttttttctgtggatggTGTAAGATGCATAAAGGTGCAAAAACATTATAATTTCTTTGGAGGTATGCACAGGCAGCCTGTAAAGATTTAGAATTCTTTGCTTTGTCCTAGTATGTAACATAGCCTGTAGCAGTAAAGTCCTTTCAGATCAATATATTTCAGCAGAATTGTTTAGTACTTTCCCACTAAATGatcaacaaataaaacacactTGAAAAGGAAACCAACACTTACTTTCTATTTTTGAAGTTGTCTCATATTTTGCAAAAGAAGATGGAAGAGGCTAGGTCTTGTATAGCATCCACATCTAAAGAACAGTGTGTCTTATGATTAACTGATGTCAGTAGAAGAAAACAGATAAGAAAAGTTACACTTCTTGTTCTCACCATTGCATCTCGATTACTCTTGTTCCAGCTGGCTCTTATGCAGAAGGTGCATAAGAATGCATGGCCATCTCTTTGCAtcagttttgtgtgtttttgcaTCAGGAGCAGCAGTGTTCAGCTCTTATCTCTAGACTAGTAATGCCTTTCCTGTCAAGTGCctccttttcagttttgctgtctCAAGTagaataaaatgcatttgcatttaaaaagttaagCATGCTTTTAGCAGTTTCTAGATTTGGAAAAAACTGGTAACTGGCTTGTTTAGTGAACGACACTTGATTGCAATCTCTGATCTTGGAACTGGTTGCTGGGTTTACCTGCCTTCTTTCAGGGCTATTGCTGAGCTCAAACGGGCAAGACTCATGCAGATAACTGATGCTGAGTGGAACTGGAAATGTGTATATAAATGTTACTTTTGGCTAGCACTTTCCCCCCATCACCTCTCGTACGAATGTGATGAAAGCTCACCATCACAAAGCTGGTTTGAAGCAGGTGGAATAACATGTTACACCATGGACAGAAAGTGTTTTCAATGTGAAAGAAGTCTTGGAGTTTCCTAAATAACTGCAGGAGTAATTCTTCCCAAAACTTCAGGAGGTGGACAGAGACTTGGGGCTGTGTATCCCTTGACTCTTACTAGCTTTACCTAAGCATTTAATAGGTGCTACAGAAACAAGTGTGACCAGAGAACCATACTGCTTCTCAGAAAGTAGCTTTTTGAGACGTGGCGCTGTTCATTTTGTGCCATGCTGGTAGCCCTGCTAAAGCAGCTCAGAGTGAATCCCTCCATCACAAATGCATAGAATGTGTTGAGGATGGATTATAAAGGTACGTCTTCCTCCCACATCACTAAATTATTTCCCCCTTTCCTACCCACTGCCCTTTATATCAGAAACATTACTGCATATACATCTGGGAAATTAACAGAATGTTTGTTTTACtccttttcaaagtgttttcaTGGTCTTAGGTGAGTGTTTGACTTGTATTCATTGGCCCTTGCAGAAGAGACTGTGAAAGCTATTTCCTCTTTCCTTAATTAGAGCATACAGAATATCAGGTTTCTGAGCAGTGAATTTCCTCTCAGGAGATAGGAGAGCATATGTGGTACAAGGGTTGGTTTTGTAGACTGGAGAAGTTGGTCCTTCTGTACTTTCCAGATACGTTCTTAAGCCAAACTTCTACTTTTCATGCAGACAGCacagcagtctttttttttttaacttccctCTGGttcctgctcctccttccctccccccaggTCCCCCACCAATGTTCCCCCCACTTCTTCCCcactcttccctccctctttcccttccctggcctccttctctccctctttcccccttccctcccttccctccttcccttcctcttgccctccttcctccctttaccagctcttcctcctctttctccccttttgcctccttcccccttttctccccctcttccccccttcctccctttctcctcttccccccccctttttattctcccctttttcttcccccccttttttccttttttctctcttttttttttttttttttgagttaagTAGACAAGTAGAGAGTTAAAAGTATCTGAGTGAGTTCCTAGGAGAGTGGTAATAGAAGTGCGGTAGCAAAGATGGAGAAGGAAACGGGCCAACCTAGTTTGTGTGTGTAACTTGATTTGAGTCAGCAGAGCTCCACCAGAGGTAAAGCCAGCCCTCTGCTTTTATGCTGGTGTTTTCATGCATGACTTGTTTGCAGTCCtggtgagaaagggaagaaaaagaaaaatggagagaTGTTTCTCTCTCTTACTTCGTGTCCTGGTTTTTAAGGTCATGTATTTTTATAACTGCTGCTTTGTCTGTGTGAATGGGCAGATATGAGTCTTGGTCTGTCTTCTCCTTGTGCAATGTCAGGAGGAAGTTCAGGTTGGTATGCTGCTGGGGCCAGCCCACATCCTTCACCCACGCAGCCTAGTGAAGCAGTTGCACACATCAATCAGGGAAAACCCTCAGCTCTGCGTGCCGTTGGAGCAGGTGTGTGAGCTCACAGTGACATCAGATGACTGCCATGTTGCCGTGGGGTGGCCACCGGTGCCTGGTGTGTGTTCTGTGTGCAACAGGTCTACCTCCTGAAGGAAATTAACATCTTTGATGCAAAACATAGAGCTCCAACACTCAGACCACTGACCCCTTTCCTCTCACAGATGCTCTGGGGTAGAGCAGAGGGAAAGAGTGAGGAGAATGATTTTGCAAAAAATTGCAAATCTCCATACAAAACCCCCTGCCTAGTGCCATGCTCTTGAAATTGTCAACCAGTTACAAGCAttgcagagggaggaagggaggacgGGAGGACCAAGGCTGTATCCAGCCAAAAGTGAAGCTGGTTAGATCAGTCGTGACCCAAGGGCTGGAGAGTTCTTGAAGCACAGGCAGATGCTGTGCTTTGGGGAAAAGTTCTTGCGAAGCTACTGCTTTTGTCTCCATTTAGtgttgggttgttgttttttttttgttaagcaCCAATActgcactttgttttctttccttgaaagaTGAACCTGGAATAAACACACACTCACCTTAACCAaccctttttattttggtgtctCATGGTTCGTAGTATACCAACACCTGGATGTAAAGAAATTAACTGTATGAAGTGAAAACAGTCTGTGCTTCCTCAAGTGGAGCTGTTGGCTTTTTCCAGGTTCTGTCTACCTGGACAACCTCTGTTATGGAGTGTGAGGCAAACTCTGTCCCTCTGTGCCCAGGTAATTGTGGAAGTGCATCACTGGATTACTTTGCCCCTGGGAATTCAGCAGTGGCTCCAAGTTGTGTGAGTACATAAGGGAGAGGAATGTGGTGTCAGCTTCAGGCACTTCAGATACAATATCTGTATACATAGCCTTTATTTTGCTAAAGGAATGGAGTTTATTGGAACATAAGCCAGTGGGCAGAGGAGGAAATCCAAGGAGTACTGAGATGGTACGTGCCTCCAGTCCTGGGCATGCTGTTACACAGTTGGCAGAGTGACATCTCCACcatttgggggtgggggcagagtTTCAAAAGCTTAATATCTCTAAAAATGGAGTTTAGAGTATCTTTCCATCTGCCTGTAGCACTCTTCCCCCTCAGTGCCTTGGGGACAGCATGTATGTGTACCATACTTCCAGCAGCAGTCCAAACCTTGCTTATGAGCAAGTGTATGAAGAAACTCAGAGAATTtaactttcaaataaaatggCTTATccaattattttatctttacaTGTAAGCAAGAGAAACCAAAATTTCAAAAAAGAGTGGTGTTAAGCATTATAGACAtcctttctaagaaaaaaaaacaaaacactttttcatCCATTAACATTTTGAAGCCTTCCTGATTCAGTGTATTCACAGACATGTAAAAATTACAGGGTAAGGGCCTAGTTGGGAACAAATTCCCCTTATATCGCCATGCCAACAGTGTTCATGCTGCTCCATTTCACCTACAGATAATAATACAGGTAGGTGCCTAGACCCAGGAAAGGAGGTGGCTTCAGTtctgctgtgtacagttcttaGATACATTAGAGCATTTCTGACTCCTACAAGATATTTTCAGCTTTGACCcactgatttgttttgtttggtgatGAAAGGAAATGATTTAGCAAGCGTATAATTGAATATTGCCGTGCATGTTAGTTTATATAGGTAATGAGTCCATCTTCAGCTACGTTTTATAACTTTTTGTTAGTGTGGCTTCTGTGAAAGGGATCTGAGTCCTTCTGCTATAAGATGTGAACTCACCACTAACCAAACAATTGAGAAGAATCTTCCTGTAGGGAGAAGTGTcatctcccccaccccacatttttgtttttcttttctgccactGTCTCTTGAAAACAAACTCCTAGACCAGCCGCTtcactgttgtgttttttgCCTTCCTATAGGATTCAGTCTCTGCTTGTTTCACACTCAGGAGCCACATGAGTAGCTGCGGCCCTGCTTTAAGGTGTAGGAATTGCTTTCCATGCACTTGGACAACATTGCACAGATGCTGAGCCACAGGCTGAAGCACAGCAGAATAACCACGTGATGGTCGCAGCATTGCTTGGCTTTACCAGCTCTGTTTTGGTACTTTATCATACAAATGAGCTTGCTTTCCTAATCAGGTTTTCACACAGTGAGGGTGAAACAGGCTGGTATAGATGGCGGGAGACTTGAAGGGGGATAGGGacagagggggaagaaaagaaaaaaagaagaaaaatatttgtcaggcTTGATAGTGTTAATGCAAACataaagagagaaaggaggaaagcaatGTTTGGAGAGCAAAGAGTGACCTGACAAATGTGACCTCTGTTTTTCCCAAGGGCTTCTGACTTTGAAACCAAAGCTGGCTTTAATGTTCACCAGGTGCCATCAGGGTGTTTTGATTCCCCTTAAGGAAGGGAATTAGTCTTATAGTTTCAGCATCTGCACTTCAGTGAACTTCAGCGACAGGGTGTATTCTTGTTCAGATCATAACTCTTGAGGTTCAAAGGCCATGAGCAGCTCAATAATTAATTCTCCTACTTCCATAGGAGGTGATGAACGCAGACCTGTACTTCACACAGGTTTTGCCACAGGCACCTTTCCAGTCCTGTCCCTGCTCGAATGGGGTCCGCCTGAGAATCTCTGAACAGCCGGCTGGAGCAACCAGAGAGCTAGGCAGACacagcacagaagcaaagctaGCAGTAAGATTATTCCTCATGCTAAAATAATACTTTGAAGTTCATATTTTGTCAGCTGAgattatattattatttcttgGAAGAAGTAAGATGTTATTTTGCTCAAGATATATGGCTCTTTGTCCCCTGTTGTTATATAAGCAAATTGTTATTACTTACCATCCTCTTTCTGGCTGCTTCCTCTCGGTGGTAATTGTGCCTCTGATATTACCCTCAGCCCTGCTTGTGACCTGAGTGTCACATATAGATTTTAGCTCTGCAGGTGATTGTCTTGTCCTGCAGAAGAAGGATTAATAGCAATATTGCATATTGTCAGCCAGAAGAAACGACTGACTGACCGATATGCGGGGCCtttgctccccccaccccttgccCCTTTCCTCTGAGAGGCCCAGGAGCCCACTGTTCCTGGATGGCTCCCCTCCCCTTGTGAGGCTCAGGAAATTCAAGCAGCATATGCAGTCCCCTGGTGCAGAGGCTGTGTTGCAGCAGGGAGGAAGTTTGGGTAGGCAACATGTCCTCTACAGaagattttttggggggaggacCTAGGGCTATCCAAAAGCCAGTTCAAGATCATTGAAGTGGTGGTCACAGGAGTAGTGGGGTGGGAAAGATGGCCTTGAGAGACCACATCCAACGATGACTCTGTAATATCTGTGGTTGTCTCAGCCTCAGTAGTGTAGCAAATGGATTTTTTAGGAACAGAATGTAATAGTATCTCTAACACCTCTAGTTGTACTTCAGGACCATGTGGGTCCAGAAATACAACAGGATGACTGCTCCTGCTACTTATCAGTATGAAACATCCTGCACTCAATATCTGCTACATGGTCACCTCCTGCACTCAATTATCTGTTATACAGTCCATTCATTTAAAAGGGTAGGACTAGAGCAGTTTCAACAAGAGATTTGGGATGCTCTTGTGCACCAAAGATCCAAGACACCTAGCATTCGCTGAACTGAACATGATGATGTTGTTGTTATTAATAATTGCATTTCATATTGTGGCTCAAAATGCAGCTTGTCTTTATCTTTGTGTAGAAGTGTTCAGTTTATACTGTAGTAGTGCTTCTTACTTAAAGTGGGAAAATTGTTGCTTAAAGTTGTATTTGCATCCAGAGGgagtattttattaattagtAAATAATGATATGATGAAATTGAATtatactgccttttttttccagtcttacTTTGAGGAGTGCGTGCTATAAAAGTGTATGCACAAACAAATGGCTGTCCCTGTCCCTAAAGCTTAGGCAGACATGTTGCAATATAATTTAACTTAAACGGCAATGACAGTTTAGAAAGGAAATACTGTGCAAAGGTAGGGAAGGAGTATAGCAGTAAGAGTGTACTTTTATGAGTTTAAAATAGAATATTAGAAGCATATTCCTATAAACCTGAGTCACAATATTAACATGCAgatatatagatacatattaATATCTTGTTAGCATTAAAAGTTCAGAAACTGTCTTGAAAATTTCCAGCCCAGGCACAAAATCTAGGTGCCTATTCTTTTTACTTCATATTAGGATAAAAAGCTTGCAGTTGGTGAGTGGGATTTAGCAATGCTACAGACAttgctgtgggttttggggCAGATTATAATCACTAGGGAGACTGAAGTGTattgaaaaccagaaaatctCAACAAGCCTTTTAAATGAATTGTTGAAGTCCTCTAAGAGGATTTTAGAATAAAAGTACCTGAATGCATTCACACATGTGAGGAAACCTGAGTGCGTATGTGCTTTGCTGGGTCCTGGTCTAATTTAATGTCATACTACCATGAATTAAGCCTGTGTTACTGTAAAGTGCATATTGACTTTGATAGTGCCTTCCGAATCAATTCAGAGCCCTTATTAGCATAAGGAAACTTCTGCTGGAGAACATGGGCCTTCTTCAATTGCACAGAGTGATTTTTAAGCATGCTTCGACATTGGGGACTGGGAAATAGAGCCTGCAGGAGAATGTTTCAAAGTTGATTTGAATGGATAAGAACAACCAGTTTATCTTGGAAATAATTGACAtgattttttgtatttgttgtttttaatgtagctaaaaaatagtattttgaaatctgaattCAGAAGTCTGAAGTCTTCTCTAGTTTGTATTCAGTGGCAAATTCTGGAAAGTTCACgagcagcagcaaaaataacagaagagcAGTAATTCAAGAGGAAGCTGCCTCAATATTCACAGCTGAAAGGTTCTCCTGCTGCATTCCCAAAATTAACCTTCAGCCTCACTTCCCTGTAGCATCATTCTGATTATATTGTTTAATGAACAACATCTGATATAATCTttactactttattttttcacaaagaaaagaattttgttGTTACAGTAGAATggcaaaatattctgaagtgtTTCCACTAAGGCACAGCTAGAAAAAATAGAAGgtagaaaactattttcattatttgtatCAAGAAAACACCAAATAATTCAAATATACACATGGGGAAAAATTCTTCTGAAACTTCAGCTGCGCTTCCTGTTTTCAGTCATACCAGTTATTGGTGATGAACTTCTCTACGTTTGTATGAGCAAACAGAGGAGGAATGCTTACACTGAGATGTCCCGAAATCAGTGCTCTGGATTTATTTTACCTGgttgtttttacatttattttgctaCTTTTGCAAATCATAGTAGTTGCAAATCAGCCGGTGAGGTTATGAAGGCGAAGCAAGCCAATGAGTTCATGAGTTTGAAATATTGCACAAATAGTTttctacataatttttttcatgttgtaaTGTGGATATGAATTACCAGCGAGTGTAACAGTGCATGAAGTTTGCATCATtattttgtctttgagataCATTGAATAtca contains the following coding sequences:
- the LOC135312009 gene encoding uncharacterized protein LOC135312009 isoform X3; this encodes MGCLGRTAHNKLHTASALQALCAVLSTWTTSVMECEANSVPLCPGNCGSASLDYFAPGNSAVAPSCEVMNADLYFTQVLPQAPFQSCPCSNGVRLRISEQPAGATRELGRHSTEAKLAVSGMLRPTEVKMHSVTLGTREGRHGTAVVTAETGDKAAFQVQQLKKQRKRRLRFF